The following coding sequences are from one Sphaeramia orbicularis chromosome 11, fSphaOr1.1, whole genome shotgun sequence window:
- the LOC115428875 gene encoding ATPase family AAA domain-containing protein 2-like isoform X3: MNRSEDDDSEDSEQDVGVASGRCSWRPLGVRSGNSRDKLSAGARLADIDPMAVDQSVGFNSIGGLSGHISALKEMVVFPLLYPEVFDNFKIQPPRGCLFYGPPGTGKTLVARALSNECSHGNRKVSFFMRKGADCLSKWVGESERQLRLLFEQAYQMRPSIIFFDEIDGLAPVRSSRQDQIHSSIVSTLLALMDGLDSRGEVVVIGATNRLDSIDPALRRPGRFDREFLFGLPDRESRKEILKIHTRQWKPAPSDDFLDELAEKCVGYCGADIRAVCTEAALCALRRRYPQIYGTPQKLLLDVSSISVSGCDFVAAMRRTCPSARRSTASPAAPLSAVVQPLLSAALGDVIERLQRLFPHTEQGMKRKREPGMTAGILDDGLMCDADEGHAPSISAPSKTKKFLHFGRSAVKQPTSHRPRMLLAGRPGAGQTSHLAPAVLHALERFTVHSLELAVLFGGSGGASPEEACAQVFCEARRTFPSILYLPNIHQWWEAAGAALRSSFLHLLEGLPSFSPVLLLSTCSVHVQQLDPEVQSLFRVQYGEVYTVGVPTKQERTDFFKDLILNQAAEAPPTNHKTLAQDLEVLPLAPPPPPRQLSEQERLRLEEQEEDILRELRLFLRNVTERLFLDPRFKAFTEPVDEDEVPAYSAVIKRPMDLSTLLTNIDEHRYGTVGDFMADADLIWQNALEYSPDGDATDRNIRHRACALKDTVRAIIRDELDEDFERICEEVKESRMKRAFKKKRSRPPRKSKWSTGVIPKPKKKKPVTPPPSSSSSSDSGVAIGSSKAVLLNGFHLHLNGLRNGVLVNGFHRPPPLGRHAGTRTGTSKTPPPRMRILDGVCLTRIDQNGRFETTSNRLPPINGVRKAEPLKPDKTPVTVDGNKLKELLNRAVAQTDGAEVEPLEKLYALLAQCIYRHRADYNKNDLIKEMKKEIDGFS, from the exons ATGAACCGGTCGGAGGATGACGACTCGGAGGACTCCGAGCAGGATGTGGGCGTGGCCTCCGGCAGGTGCAGCTGGCGTCCGTTGGGCGTGCGTTCAGGAAACAGTCGAGACAAACTGAGCGCAGGAGCACGACTGGCAGACATAGACCCCATGGCCGTCGACCAATCA gtggGCTTTAACAGTATTGGTGGTCTGTCAGGTCACATCTCTGCGTTAAAGGAGATGGTCGTCTTTCCTCTTCTTTATCCTGAGGTCTTTGACAACTTTAAGATTCAACCTCCCAg AGGTTGTCTGTTTTACGGTCCTCCGGGGACGGGCAAAACGCTGGTGGCCAGGGCGCTGTCCAACGAGTGTAGCCACGGCAACAGGAAGGTGTCCTTCTTCATGAGGAAAGGAGCCGACTGCCTCAGCAAATGGGTGGGAGAGTCCGAACGACAGCTGAGACTGCTGTttgaacag GCCTACCAGATGCGTCCCTCCATCATCTTCTTCGATGAGATCGACGGGCTGGCGCCGGTCCGCTCCAGCCGCCAGGACCAGATCCACAG CTCCATCGTGTCGACGCTCCTCGCCCTCATGGACGGGTTGGACAGCCGAGGTGAGGTGGTGGTGATCGGAGCCACCAACCGCCTGGACTCCATCGACCCGGCTCTGCGACGACCGGGACGCTTCGACAGGGAGTTCCTGTTCGGGCTGCCGGACCGAGAG TCTCGTAAAGAGATCCTGAAAATCCACACCCGACAGTGGAAACCTGCTCCGTCCGACGATTTCCTGGACGAACTGGCCGAGAAATGTGTCG GTTACTGTGGCGCTGACATCAGAGCGGTGTGCACTGAGGCGGCGTTGTGCGCCCTGCGCCGCCGTTACCCTCAGATCTACGGAACGCCTCAGAAGCTCCTGCTGGACGTCTCCTCCATCTCCGTCAGCGGCTGCGACTTCGTGGCGGCCATGAGGAGGACGTGTCCGTCCGCCCGCCGCTCCACCGCCTCGCCCGCCGCTCCGCTGTCCGCCGTGGTCCAACCGCTGCTGTCCGCCGCCCTGGGTGACGTCATAGAGAGGCTGCAGAGGCTGTTCCCTCACACTGAGCAAGGCATGAAGAGGAAGAGGGAACCAG GAATGACCGCCGGTATCCTTGACGACGGTCTGATGTGCGACGCAGACGAAGGCCACGCCCCCAGCATCTCCGCCCCCTCCAAGACCAAGAAGTTCCTGCACTTTGGCCG GAGCGCGGTCAAACAGCCCACGTCCCACCGTCCCAGAATGCTCCTGGCCGGTCGTCCCGGTGCAGGACAGACGTCCCACCTGGCTCCGGCGGTGCTCCACGCTCTGGAGCGTTTCACCGTCCACAGTCTGGAGCTGGCCGTGCTGTTCGGAGGCAGCGGCGGTGCATCCCCAGAGGAGGCCTGCGCTCAG GTTTTCTGCGAGGCCAGGCGAACATTTCCCAGCATCCTCTACCTGCCCAACATCCACCAGTGGTGGGAGGCGGCGGGGGCGGCCCTGCGCTCCTCCTTCCTCCACCTCCTGGAGGGACTGCCCTCCTTCAGCCCCGTCCTCCTCCTGTCCACCTGCAGCGTCCACGTCCAACAGCTGGACCCAGAG GTCCAGTCTTTGTTCCGGGTCCAGTACGGGGAGGTCTACACCGTCGGAGTTCCCACCAAACAGGAGAGGACCGACTTCTTCAAGGACCTGATTCTGAACCAGGCGGCCGAGGCTCCGCCCACCAACCACAAAACCT tgGCTCAGGATCTGGAGGTCCTCCccctggccccgccccctccgcCTCGTCAGCTGTCAGAGCAGGAGCGCCTCCGtctggaggagcaggaggaggacatACTGCGGGAGCTCCGCCTCTTCCTGCGAAACGTCACCGAGCGTCTGTTTCTGGACCCACGCTTCAAGGCTTTCACTGAACCTGTGGACGAAGACGAG GTGCCGGCCTACTCGGCGGTCATCAAGAGGCCCATGGACCTGTCCACGCTGCTCACCAACATCGACGAGCACCGCTACGGCACCGTGGGTGACTTCATGGCCGATGCTGACCTCATCTGGCAGAACGCCCTGGAGTACAGCCCCGACGGCGACGCCACGG ATCGGAACATCCGCCACCGGGCATGTGCACTGAAGGACACGGTCCGCGCCATCATCCGAGACGAGCTGGACGAGGACTTCGAGAGGATCTGCGAGGAGGTCAAAGAGTCGCGGATGAAGAGAG CCTTTAAGAAGAAACGCTCCAGACCTCCTCGGAAGTCCAAGTGGAGCACCGGCGTCATCCCCAAACCCAAGAAGAAGAAGCCCGTGACCCCGCccccctcctcttcatcttcctctgacTCGGGCGTTGCCATTGGCTCGTCGAAGGCCGTCCTCCTGAACGGGTTCCACCTCCACCTGAACGGCCTCCGCAACGGCGTCCTCGTCAACGGCTTCCACCGTCCGCCGCCGTTAGGCCGCCACGCCGGGACTCGAACCGGCACCTCCAAGACTCCGCCCCCCCGGATGAGGATCCTCGACGGGGTTTGTCTGACCCGCATAG atcAGAACGGCAGATTTGAGACGACATCCAACCGGCTTCCTCCCATCAACGGAGTTCGAAAGGCGGAGCCTTTGAAGCCGGACAAAACCCCGGTGACGGTCGACGGCAACAAACTAAAG GAGCTCCTCAACAGGGCGGTGGCTCAGACGGACGGCGCGGAGGTGGAGCCTCTGGAGAAGCTCTACGCCCTGTTGGCCCAGTGCATCTACAGACACCGAGCAGACTACAACAAGAATGACCTCATCAAG gAAATGAAGAAGGAAATCGACGGCTTCTCCTGA
- the LOC115428875 gene encoding ATPase family AAA domain-containing protein 2-like isoform X1 gives MKIKAQRNRTEPSDPDPDHAPVDDVDVDSTNGCPAKLSRASSLHPGSGAEFSKGSFRISASGPNTSRIGAFRPVKASWMNRSEDDDSEDSEQDVGVASGRCSWRPLGVRSGNSRDKLSAGARLADIDPMAVDQSVGFNSIGGLSGHISALKEMVVFPLLYPEVFDNFKIQPPRGCLFYGPPGTGKTLVARALSNECSHGNRKVSFFMRKGADCLSKWVGESERQLRLLFEQAYQMRPSIIFFDEIDGLAPVRSSRQDQIHSSIVSTLLALMDGLDSRGEVVVIGATNRLDSIDPALRRPGRFDREFLFGLPDRESRKEILKIHTRQWKPAPSDDFLDELAEKCVGYCGADIRAVCTEAALCALRRRYPQIYGTPQKLLLDVSSISVSGCDFVAAMRRTCPSARRSTASPAAPLSAVVQPLLSAALGDVIERLQRLFPHTEQGMKRKREPGMTAGILDDGLMCDADEGHAPSISAPSKTKKFLHFGRSAVKQPTSHRPRMLLAGRPGAGQTSHLAPAVLHALERFTVHSLELAVLFGGSGGASPEEACAQVFCEARRTFPSILYLPNIHQWWEAAGAALRSSFLHLLEGLPSFSPVLLLSTCSVHVQQLDPEVQSLFRVQYGEVYTVGVPTKQERTDFFKDLILNQAAEAPPTNHKTLAQDLEVLPLAPPPPPRQLSEQERLRLEEQEEDILRELRLFLRNVTERLFLDPRFKAFTEPVDEDEVPAYSAVIKRPMDLSTLLTNIDEHRYGTVGDFMADADLIWQNALEYSPDGDATDRNIRHRACALKDTVRAIIRDELDEDFERICEEVKESRMKRAFKKKRSRPPRKSKWSTGVIPKPKKKKPVTPPPSSSSSSDSGVAIGSSKAVLLNGFHLHLNGLRNGVLVNGFHRPPPLGRHAGTRTGTSKTPPPRMRILDGVCLTRIDQNGRFETTSNRLPPINGVRKAEPLKPDKTPVTVDGNKLKELLNRAVAQTDGAEVEPLEKLYALLAQCIYRHRADYNKNDLIKEMKKEIDGFS, from the exons AAGATCAAAGCTCAGAGGAACAGGACGGAGCCCAgcgacccagacccagaccacg ctccaGTGGATGACGTGGACGTGGACAGTACCAACGGCTGTCCTGCCAAACTGAGCCGGGCCTCGTCCCTTCACCCGGGCTCCGGTGCCG AGTTTAGCAAAGGAAGTTTCCGGATCAGCGCCTCTGGACCCAACACCAGCCGCATAGGAGCCTTCAG GCCCGTTAAAGCCTCGTGGATGAACCGGTCGGAGGATGACGACTCGGAGGACTCCGAGCAGGATGTGGGCGTGGCCTCCGGCAGGTGCAGCTGGCGTCCGTTGGGCGTGCGTTCAGGAAACAGTCGAGACAAACTGAGCGCAGGAGCACGACTGGCAGACATAGACCCCATGGCCGTCGACCAATCA gtggGCTTTAACAGTATTGGTGGTCTGTCAGGTCACATCTCTGCGTTAAAGGAGATGGTCGTCTTTCCTCTTCTTTATCCTGAGGTCTTTGACAACTTTAAGATTCAACCTCCCAg AGGTTGTCTGTTTTACGGTCCTCCGGGGACGGGCAAAACGCTGGTGGCCAGGGCGCTGTCCAACGAGTGTAGCCACGGCAACAGGAAGGTGTCCTTCTTCATGAGGAAAGGAGCCGACTGCCTCAGCAAATGGGTGGGAGAGTCCGAACGACAGCTGAGACTGCTGTttgaacag GCCTACCAGATGCGTCCCTCCATCATCTTCTTCGATGAGATCGACGGGCTGGCGCCGGTCCGCTCCAGCCGCCAGGACCAGATCCACAG CTCCATCGTGTCGACGCTCCTCGCCCTCATGGACGGGTTGGACAGCCGAGGTGAGGTGGTGGTGATCGGAGCCACCAACCGCCTGGACTCCATCGACCCGGCTCTGCGACGACCGGGACGCTTCGACAGGGAGTTCCTGTTCGGGCTGCCGGACCGAGAG TCTCGTAAAGAGATCCTGAAAATCCACACCCGACAGTGGAAACCTGCTCCGTCCGACGATTTCCTGGACGAACTGGCCGAGAAATGTGTCG GTTACTGTGGCGCTGACATCAGAGCGGTGTGCACTGAGGCGGCGTTGTGCGCCCTGCGCCGCCGTTACCCTCAGATCTACGGAACGCCTCAGAAGCTCCTGCTGGACGTCTCCTCCATCTCCGTCAGCGGCTGCGACTTCGTGGCGGCCATGAGGAGGACGTGTCCGTCCGCCCGCCGCTCCACCGCCTCGCCCGCCGCTCCGCTGTCCGCCGTGGTCCAACCGCTGCTGTCCGCCGCCCTGGGTGACGTCATAGAGAGGCTGCAGAGGCTGTTCCCTCACACTGAGCAAGGCATGAAGAGGAAGAGGGAACCAG GAATGACCGCCGGTATCCTTGACGACGGTCTGATGTGCGACGCAGACGAAGGCCACGCCCCCAGCATCTCCGCCCCCTCCAAGACCAAGAAGTTCCTGCACTTTGGCCG GAGCGCGGTCAAACAGCCCACGTCCCACCGTCCCAGAATGCTCCTGGCCGGTCGTCCCGGTGCAGGACAGACGTCCCACCTGGCTCCGGCGGTGCTCCACGCTCTGGAGCGTTTCACCGTCCACAGTCTGGAGCTGGCCGTGCTGTTCGGAGGCAGCGGCGGTGCATCCCCAGAGGAGGCCTGCGCTCAG GTTTTCTGCGAGGCCAGGCGAACATTTCCCAGCATCCTCTACCTGCCCAACATCCACCAGTGGTGGGAGGCGGCGGGGGCGGCCCTGCGCTCCTCCTTCCTCCACCTCCTGGAGGGACTGCCCTCCTTCAGCCCCGTCCTCCTCCTGTCCACCTGCAGCGTCCACGTCCAACAGCTGGACCCAGAG GTCCAGTCTTTGTTCCGGGTCCAGTACGGGGAGGTCTACACCGTCGGAGTTCCCACCAAACAGGAGAGGACCGACTTCTTCAAGGACCTGATTCTGAACCAGGCGGCCGAGGCTCCGCCCACCAACCACAAAACCT tgGCTCAGGATCTGGAGGTCCTCCccctggccccgccccctccgcCTCGTCAGCTGTCAGAGCAGGAGCGCCTCCGtctggaggagcaggaggaggacatACTGCGGGAGCTCCGCCTCTTCCTGCGAAACGTCACCGAGCGTCTGTTTCTGGACCCACGCTTCAAGGCTTTCACTGAACCTGTGGACGAAGACGAG GTGCCGGCCTACTCGGCGGTCATCAAGAGGCCCATGGACCTGTCCACGCTGCTCACCAACATCGACGAGCACCGCTACGGCACCGTGGGTGACTTCATGGCCGATGCTGACCTCATCTGGCAGAACGCCCTGGAGTACAGCCCCGACGGCGACGCCACGG ATCGGAACATCCGCCACCGGGCATGTGCACTGAAGGACACGGTCCGCGCCATCATCCGAGACGAGCTGGACGAGGACTTCGAGAGGATCTGCGAGGAGGTCAAAGAGTCGCGGATGAAGAGAG CCTTTAAGAAGAAACGCTCCAGACCTCCTCGGAAGTCCAAGTGGAGCACCGGCGTCATCCCCAAACCCAAGAAGAAGAAGCCCGTGACCCCGCccccctcctcttcatcttcctctgacTCGGGCGTTGCCATTGGCTCGTCGAAGGCCGTCCTCCTGAACGGGTTCCACCTCCACCTGAACGGCCTCCGCAACGGCGTCCTCGTCAACGGCTTCCACCGTCCGCCGCCGTTAGGCCGCCACGCCGGGACTCGAACCGGCACCTCCAAGACTCCGCCCCCCCGGATGAGGATCCTCGACGGGGTTTGTCTGACCCGCATAG atcAGAACGGCAGATTTGAGACGACATCCAACCGGCTTCCTCCCATCAACGGAGTTCGAAAGGCGGAGCCTTTGAAGCCGGACAAAACCCCGGTGACGGTCGACGGCAACAAACTAAAG GAGCTCCTCAACAGGGCGGTGGCTCAGACGGACGGCGCGGAGGTGGAGCCTCTGGAGAAGCTCTACGCCCTGTTGGCCCAGTGCATCTACAGACACCGAGCAGACTACAACAAGAATGACCTCATCAAG gAAATGAAGAAGGAAATCGACGGCTTCTCCTGA
- the LOC115428875 gene encoding ATPase family AAA domain-containing protein 2-like isoform X2 has protein sequence MFPPGNVGVVFLLFVCLFVCLCVCLCVFRLRPVKASWMNRSEDDDSEDSEQDVGVASGRCSWRPLGVRSGNSRDKLSAGARLADIDPMAVDQSVGFNSIGGLSGHISALKEMVVFPLLYPEVFDNFKIQPPRGCLFYGPPGTGKTLVARALSNECSHGNRKVSFFMRKGADCLSKWVGESERQLRLLFEQAYQMRPSIIFFDEIDGLAPVRSSRQDQIHSSIVSTLLALMDGLDSRGEVVVIGATNRLDSIDPALRRPGRFDREFLFGLPDRESRKEILKIHTRQWKPAPSDDFLDELAEKCVGYCGADIRAVCTEAALCALRRRYPQIYGTPQKLLLDVSSISVSGCDFVAAMRRTCPSARRSTASPAAPLSAVVQPLLSAALGDVIERLQRLFPHTEQGMKRKREPGMTAGILDDGLMCDADEGHAPSISAPSKTKKFLHFGRSAVKQPTSHRPRMLLAGRPGAGQTSHLAPAVLHALERFTVHSLELAVLFGGSGGASPEEACAQVFCEARRTFPSILYLPNIHQWWEAAGAALRSSFLHLLEGLPSFSPVLLLSTCSVHVQQLDPEVQSLFRVQYGEVYTVGVPTKQERTDFFKDLILNQAAEAPPTNHKTLAQDLEVLPLAPPPPPRQLSEQERLRLEEQEEDILRELRLFLRNVTERLFLDPRFKAFTEPVDEDEVPAYSAVIKRPMDLSTLLTNIDEHRYGTVGDFMADADLIWQNALEYSPDGDATDRNIRHRACALKDTVRAIIRDELDEDFERICEEVKESRMKRAFKKKRSRPPRKSKWSTGVIPKPKKKKPVTPPPSSSSSSDSGVAIGSSKAVLLNGFHLHLNGLRNGVLVNGFHRPPPLGRHAGTRTGTSKTPPPRMRILDGVCLTRIDQNGRFETTSNRLPPINGVRKAEPLKPDKTPVTVDGNKLKELLNRAVAQTDGAEVEPLEKLYALLAQCIYRHRADYNKNDLIKEMKKEIDGFS, from the exons ATGTTTCCTCCAGGAAACGTTGGTGTCGTcttccttttgtttgtttgtttgtttgtttgtttgtgtgtttgtttgtgtgttttccgtCTCAGGCCCGTTAAAGCCTCGTGGATGAACCGGTCGGAGGATGACGACTCGGAGGACTCCGAGCAGGATGTGGGCGTGGCCTCCGGCAGGTGCAGCTGGCGTCCGTTGGGCGTGCGTTCAGGAAACAGTCGAGACAAACTGAGCGCAGGAGCACGACTGGCAGACATAGACCCCATGGCCGTCGACCAATCA gtggGCTTTAACAGTATTGGTGGTCTGTCAGGTCACATCTCTGCGTTAAAGGAGATGGTCGTCTTTCCTCTTCTTTATCCTGAGGTCTTTGACAACTTTAAGATTCAACCTCCCAg AGGTTGTCTGTTTTACGGTCCTCCGGGGACGGGCAAAACGCTGGTGGCCAGGGCGCTGTCCAACGAGTGTAGCCACGGCAACAGGAAGGTGTCCTTCTTCATGAGGAAAGGAGCCGACTGCCTCAGCAAATGGGTGGGAGAGTCCGAACGACAGCTGAGACTGCTGTttgaacag GCCTACCAGATGCGTCCCTCCATCATCTTCTTCGATGAGATCGACGGGCTGGCGCCGGTCCGCTCCAGCCGCCAGGACCAGATCCACAG CTCCATCGTGTCGACGCTCCTCGCCCTCATGGACGGGTTGGACAGCCGAGGTGAGGTGGTGGTGATCGGAGCCACCAACCGCCTGGACTCCATCGACCCGGCTCTGCGACGACCGGGACGCTTCGACAGGGAGTTCCTGTTCGGGCTGCCGGACCGAGAG TCTCGTAAAGAGATCCTGAAAATCCACACCCGACAGTGGAAACCTGCTCCGTCCGACGATTTCCTGGACGAACTGGCCGAGAAATGTGTCG GTTACTGTGGCGCTGACATCAGAGCGGTGTGCACTGAGGCGGCGTTGTGCGCCCTGCGCCGCCGTTACCCTCAGATCTACGGAACGCCTCAGAAGCTCCTGCTGGACGTCTCCTCCATCTCCGTCAGCGGCTGCGACTTCGTGGCGGCCATGAGGAGGACGTGTCCGTCCGCCCGCCGCTCCACCGCCTCGCCCGCCGCTCCGCTGTCCGCCGTGGTCCAACCGCTGCTGTCCGCCGCCCTGGGTGACGTCATAGAGAGGCTGCAGAGGCTGTTCCCTCACACTGAGCAAGGCATGAAGAGGAAGAGGGAACCAG GAATGACCGCCGGTATCCTTGACGACGGTCTGATGTGCGACGCAGACGAAGGCCACGCCCCCAGCATCTCCGCCCCCTCCAAGACCAAGAAGTTCCTGCACTTTGGCCG GAGCGCGGTCAAACAGCCCACGTCCCACCGTCCCAGAATGCTCCTGGCCGGTCGTCCCGGTGCAGGACAGACGTCCCACCTGGCTCCGGCGGTGCTCCACGCTCTGGAGCGTTTCACCGTCCACAGTCTGGAGCTGGCCGTGCTGTTCGGAGGCAGCGGCGGTGCATCCCCAGAGGAGGCCTGCGCTCAG GTTTTCTGCGAGGCCAGGCGAACATTTCCCAGCATCCTCTACCTGCCCAACATCCACCAGTGGTGGGAGGCGGCGGGGGCGGCCCTGCGCTCCTCCTTCCTCCACCTCCTGGAGGGACTGCCCTCCTTCAGCCCCGTCCTCCTCCTGTCCACCTGCAGCGTCCACGTCCAACAGCTGGACCCAGAG GTCCAGTCTTTGTTCCGGGTCCAGTACGGGGAGGTCTACACCGTCGGAGTTCCCACCAAACAGGAGAGGACCGACTTCTTCAAGGACCTGATTCTGAACCAGGCGGCCGAGGCTCCGCCCACCAACCACAAAACCT tgGCTCAGGATCTGGAGGTCCTCCccctggccccgccccctccgcCTCGTCAGCTGTCAGAGCAGGAGCGCCTCCGtctggaggagcaggaggaggacatACTGCGGGAGCTCCGCCTCTTCCTGCGAAACGTCACCGAGCGTCTGTTTCTGGACCCACGCTTCAAGGCTTTCACTGAACCTGTGGACGAAGACGAG GTGCCGGCCTACTCGGCGGTCATCAAGAGGCCCATGGACCTGTCCACGCTGCTCACCAACATCGACGAGCACCGCTACGGCACCGTGGGTGACTTCATGGCCGATGCTGACCTCATCTGGCAGAACGCCCTGGAGTACAGCCCCGACGGCGACGCCACGG ATCGGAACATCCGCCACCGGGCATGTGCACTGAAGGACACGGTCCGCGCCATCATCCGAGACGAGCTGGACGAGGACTTCGAGAGGATCTGCGAGGAGGTCAAAGAGTCGCGGATGAAGAGAG CCTTTAAGAAGAAACGCTCCAGACCTCCTCGGAAGTCCAAGTGGAGCACCGGCGTCATCCCCAAACCCAAGAAGAAGAAGCCCGTGACCCCGCccccctcctcttcatcttcctctgacTCGGGCGTTGCCATTGGCTCGTCGAAGGCCGTCCTCCTGAACGGGTTCCACCTCCACCTGAACGGCCTCCGCAACGGCGTCCTCGTCAACGGCTTCCACCGTCCGCCGCCGTTAGGCCGCCACGCCGGGACTCGAACCGGCACCTCCAAGACTCCGCCCCCCCGGATGAGGATCCTCGACGGGGTTTGTCTGACCCGCATAG atcAGAACGGCAGATTTGAGACGACATCCAACCGGCTTCCTCCCATCAACGGAGTTCGAAAGGCGGAGCCTTTGAAGCCGGACAAAACCCCGGTGACGGTCGACGGCAACAAACTAAAG GAGCTCCTCAACAGGGCGGTGGCTCAGACGGACGGCGCGGAGGTGGAGCCTCTGGAGAAGCTCTACGCCCTGTTGGCCCAGTGCATCTACAGACACCGAGCAGACTACAACAAGAATGACCTCATCAAG gAAATGAAGAAGGAAATCGACGGCTTCTCCTGA